The region CCAATGGGAAAATGAAAAATCCATTATCCCCGTAGAACACAGACATGAATAGCAGCGGGTTATGTGGCAAGTTCCCCGTTGCTTCCAAAGTGCTCTTAAAAGCATTGTCTGACAGACCCTCGGATGCCTGGAATCAGGCAATAAGGTGYGCACATTTGTGGCCTGGTACGTTCACACACTGAGGGCTTCTCTGTGTCCCTCTCCATCAAAGAGCAAGGCTTTTAAGGAAGTGCATGGAGTACAGTGGAGAGCCTCTGCAATCTACTTAGACTTGTGGCTGACAAAAACAAATCAGAAAAAAAAAKGTACAGTAACTACCTTAAGGAATGCTTGGTCTCTGTCAAGAGATGTCCACTACCAGAATTACTGGTCAAATATTTGACAAGTCAGTACTAATTGAGTATGGCAATGTCTAGTCTCAGTCTTGATCGAGTCTGACAAGAAAGGTTCACCCACAGCACTGATTTCGACAGTGAAAAGTCTCTCCTGTGACCAGTGGAAATGGGGTCCATTTTCAGCACTCGTACCCAACAGAATACGTAGCTAGTCAGATTCCCTAGGTATCAGTTTTCCAGTCCATGTTCCAACAtcattgaagggggggggggggtctgcattTCAGTAAATGGTCAGGCTCATTGAGCGGTTCATCTTCTTGCCGATGAGTCTGGAGGTTTTGGGGTTGGGCTGGACAGTGGAGCGGGTCAGGACTCTGTCCGTGGACAGAACCTTCTCCTCAGCAGCAGCTTTGGCAATCTGGGCCAACTTCAGCTCCCTGGGGAAAGCAATGAAGAACAGTTAGACCAACCCTGAAAGAAACATTGCACCATGAGACAAACAGATGATGAAACCGAAAATCCATACCGTGAATCTCTCATTTACAAGCCCCACCTTTTCTACGTCTTCAATGTCACTTAGCCGTCAATTAATCAATTTATGTCACACTATGGGTAGGTTGGCTCATTAGTTGTACAATGTGCCAGCATGGAGAAATTGGTATACCCATGTAAAAGCATGAGCAACAACTAGCCAACCACTGCCTTTAGTGTTGACAAAAACAGCCTGGGGGGGTGTATGCTACATCAGATCCTTGTTTCACTTGGTGTCAGTGCCATTCTGTACTTACTTCTGGAGCAGTGCATTCTTGAACTTCTCTGCGTTGAGTTCCACACGGAGCTGGTCAGCACTCATTCTAGCTGCGGTCAACAGCACCGGGTGCTTGATGAGGTCAGAGGTGGACGGCCGCCTGGTGGGGTCAGGGTGGATCATCAGCtgcagaggagggggagaaaaataaTAAAGTTATCTCCTGAAAACTAGCAACTGTAAATAGCCTAACACCAGCCATTTGATGTTTGAGAGCACAATTCAAATGAACAGTATATATTTCAATATCACATAGCTTTATCAGTTTGTCCTATAACAGGACAGTGAACATCACTGAATAGCAGTGGCATAGAATCATATATTTCCCAACTGTACTGTTATCTGGTTATAAGGACAATTCTCAAATGCCCTTCTAGCCAATTAGAAactagtattcaacaatgctgtggtataagcAAAGGTCTAGGGTCAAGAGGAAAACGACTGCTTTTAGAAAACCTTCTTAAATTAACCGGTCACAATTCAAAAGAAACGCTTATAGTAACATCAAGTTCTTACCTTGAGTAGACTCAAGAATTCCTGAGAGAGCACTTGTGGGATGGGTGGCAGTTTTCCCTGACGGATTTCGTGCCACTTATCCCCATTGGTGGGTAGAGGCTCTGCCCCCGAGGCACTGATAACAGTCAGGGCCAGGGCAAAGATGTCCGCCTTCGTCAAGTTACTGTAGTCCTGAAAGAAAAGTTTAACGTGATTAGGAACGTTGTAAAGAATCATTTGAATTACCCTGGatttccaaataataataatttagctGGGGCGAGGCAAATTTCTAATGGAGAGAAAACTCACCTCTTGGAGGACTTCATTTGCCAGGAACCTGCTATCGCCTTCTTCAACTTGAGGATTGTTCACCCTTGTCACATGGCCAAGGTCACCTATTTTGTATACCACACTGGTTGCCAGTCCATCCTTTTCGTCCTCCTCTTCATCACACGCGTCTACACTGCACACTGTCTTGCGTGAGATAAAAATATTGCCTGAAAGAGAGACAAYACACAAATTCATTGTTGTCAATGACtaagtaaaaacaaaaacacttcaaACAAATTGCATTGAATTAGGGATGTGAATCAAGATGTCCTCCTGTTAAAAACTAAGCTGAAATGTTCAAAAAGTTCAAAAAGAACTGTGCTggtttctcttctctccactgtTAACTAAACATCCAATTCATTATTACAAATCCCATCTAACATTAAAGTTCATGCTTTTCAACCTCTGTGGTACTTACTAGGCTTGATGTCCATGTGGACCAGCGAGGATGAGTGGATGTACTTGAGGCCGCGAGTCACCTGCAGCAGCAGGTCCTTCAGCTCCAGCTCTGATAGGAAGCCGAGCCGCCGATAGTTCTCGGCCGTGACATCTGAGAGGGTGCCGCCGTTGCAGTATTCGTTCTGGATGAGCATATGGTCATCCTCTGCCCAGGCGGAGTAGTAGCGAACCACGTGGGGGTGCTGGCCCAGCACAGCATGGGCATACACCTCCCGAAGGGCRTTCTGCCTATGGGTGGAACACAAGATATAGTTCGATTAGGCATTTCTTCAAGTTTGTTAAGTGTGGTTGGGATAACtaacattatttattatttcaagGACCATTAGAGAATAGATATAAAATAGTATTCCCAAGTCTGGTTGGAATACATGGTGACAGCAACAAAGGGAGGATGTCAGAATGGCTTCAGCAAGAGTACCCATGcacaatatatactgaacaaaaatataaactcaacacctgttggtcccatgagctgaaataaaagatcccagaaatgtttcatgagcacaaaaagcttatgactctcaaattttgagcaaaaatgtgccaagataatccatccacctgacaggggtggcatatcaagaagctgattaacttcttatggctggggggcagtattgagtagcttggatgaataaggtgcacagagtaaactgcctgctactcagtcccagaagctaagatatgcatattattWgtagatttggatagaaaacactctgaagtttctaaaattgtttgaatgatgtctgtgtataacagaacttatatggcaggcaaaaacctgagaaattccaaccaggaagtgggagatctgaggtttgtaggttggcctatccaatatacagtgtctatggggtcatattgcacttcctaaggcttccactagatgtcaacagtctttagaaccttgtttcaggcttctactgtgaagggggagcgaataagagctgtttgagtcaggtgtctggcagaatgccatgagctcagtcaggcgcgcGCCCGYgagttagctgcgttccttttcctttctaaagacaaaggaattgtccggttggaatattattgaagatttatgttaaaatcatcctaaagattgattctatacttcatttgacatgtttctatgaactgtaataacttttttgactttgtctggactaAGTGCCYGCGCCTCTTGAATTTGGATTYGTGAACTAAACActcgaacaaaaaggaggtatttggacataaatKgactttatcgaacaaaacaaacatttattgtggaactgggattcctgggagtgcattccgatgcagatcaaaggtaagtgaacatttataacgctatttccgacttctgttgactccacaacatggcaggtatctgtatggcttgttttggtctctgagcgctgtactcagattattgcatggtgtgctttttccRtgaagcttttttgaaatctgacacaacggttgcattaaggataAGTATATCTTTMattccatgtataacacttgtattttcatcaacatttataatgagtatttctgtaaattgatgtggctYGCTGCAAAATCACYGGATGTTTTgtaagcaaaacattactgaacataatgcgccaatgtaaactgagatttttggatacaaatatgaactttatcgaacaaaacatgcatgtattgtgtaacatgaagtcctatgagtgtcatctgatgaagatcaaacgttagtgattcattttctctatttctgctttttgtgactcctctctttgactggaaaaatggctgtatttcTGTGACTTGGCACTGACCTAacacaatcgcatggtatgctttcgttgtaaagccttttcGAAATCAGWCACTGTGGTAAgattaacaagtttatctttaaaatggtgtataatacttgtatgtttgaggaatttttattatgagctTTCTGtcgtttgaatttggcgccctgcactttcactggttgttgtcaaatcgatcccgttaacgggatttcatccataagttaaacagcatgatcattacacaggtgcaccttgtgatggggacaaaaggccactaaaatgtgcagttttatcacaatacaatgccacagatgtctcacgttgAGGGGGCTGACTCACAGGAATGTTCAACARAGCTGTTGCAAGagcattgaatgttcatttctctcccAAAAGCCACCTCCAATTATKTTTTccagaattttgcagtacgtccaaccggcctcacaaccgcagaccacgtgtaaccatgccaggaCCACCAAATTCGTCTTCTYcacctgcgggattgtctgaggagCGCGTGGGGGgggtgctgggcctggctccacagtAGGTGGATCAGTATATTTAGAGCGTGCTCCTGTTTCACAGATAGGAACTCCAACTTACTCATCCACAGAGCCTGCCAGGGGCTTCTTTGAGCGCTTGATAGCATAGATGCAGCCGTCCAGTCTTTTGACACACTTGAAGACGGCCCCATACTCCCCGCAGCCGATCTTCTCCAGCTGGTGGAACTCAGAGGCGTACCTGGACTTCATGTTACTCTCCATCAAGGTGATTCTCTGAGAATGGAGAGGAGGTTTAATAGAAAATCACAATAGTCTAATGTTATTTGGATTATGTTATCATTATGTTATCCATCTAACTGGATATGTGTAGGTTGAGAGCTTTGCTGAATAACATGCCTGCGAATGAACCAAGTTCATCGCAATGCTATAAAGAAATCAGGATGGTTAGAAAATAACTACCTTTGGCGGAGGAATGATTTCTTCGGTTTCAGCGTCACTCGCCTCCATGTTCTCACCACAGGAGCTGAATGAAACGAGACAAAGAGTTTGTTAGCATACATTCcaaccaccagagggcagcactGAGGCCTTCACGCACACATGGCAGAGTTCATTAGTGACCATGACGGGTCTTGGTTTCCTGCCAGACTTTTGCCTTACTGATGCTTAGTCAACGGATTTAACGAATCCAGCTAGCAATAACAATGGGTTACAATCTGTGTGTACCGACATATGGACACATCCAGGTATCAAATGAAAGGACAAAAACATAAGTGATCAAATGTTGTCTGTTGAAATTGGACTAAGTTCAACTGTTTTAGATAGTATTAGACTAACTTATTTGGCAAAAATAAAGACAGGATAAATGAGTGACATACTCATTCCAGTGTGCCCTCTTTCTGTTGTTCTTCTGTTGAGTGGTAGACTGGATGAGAAGGGCTTCCGGGGTGAAGGGGTTGATGTTGACCAAAGGGGTCTGGCTTCTCCTACTGTCTGGACCAGACTTTCCTGTGGAATCCACATTCCTGAAGAGAGCCACTCTCCTACTTGAGGACACTGAGCTGGCAGTTCTGGCTTTGTTCAGCAAACTCTGTGAATGAAAATATTCAAGACATGTTGAGACACTTAGAGAGCAAACTATTATGATAAAGTGAAATACCcttaataaactgaaatatcaMATATATAACTAATGGAGTAAAGTTGAAGTGAAATTTAAGTGAAAATGTATACAGATATGCCTATCAATGCAAAATACTGATGTYGACAAGGATTCCAGAGCAGATAACRGAGGCATGTCCAGCCATGAAAAATCCTTGACTTCGAATCAATGACTCAATTTGCAAGGCGGACTGCTGGGTTATATAATTGTATAGCACTACTGAAAATAGGTCATTGGGTGGTTACTATTATTCAACAAAAGCTACCTTTAAAAAGTAAAGTTTCAATGAGTCACTAGGTAATGCTGCCAGCCTTTTGTACAGTATTACAAAAATGCCATACATCATTACTACGTCAAATGTTAACTAAGTAGGCTACATTGCATTAACTATGTTGTCAAAACAATATTAGCCAATTGTTGGTATGTTACAGCTTGCAGGTTTTCTGGATCAAATGGTCAAACCTTTGGTGTGTGTGGAGTATCAAAAAGGCGAAGTTTTCTGAAGGTTTTGTGTGGAGGTGTATCGGGGCAGTCTGGAATAGGTGAGCTCGAGCCTTCCCCGTCGTCCTGAATGTATGACCGCTCCGGTGAATTGCCGTACACCCGAGGGCTTTTCCGTGGTGACCGGGACCCCTTCGTGAAAATAACGCTACTGGGGGMCTGAAGGTGAGACGGAGAACCGAATCCCTCTTCGTCCCATAGTTCCACATCACCACGTTCCCCAGTCCGATTCAGAGGGCTGCTGTGTTCGAGTCGTTTATTGACACTGTCCCGTAGCTCATGCATTGGAGAGTCCAGTTCTGTAAAGCCCGATTCTGCACCTGTGCTGTTGTTTCCGTCCTCAATCGGGTCATCCTCTTCATCGCTCGGTGCAAACTGTAACTTCTGACGTATTGGTCCGGCGTTTGGCGATGAACTTCCATGCCGACGACGGCAACTGTAACTCTGCATTTTCATTTAAAACCAGGCTatcgctttttttttttaaagtggctgttTATAGCTAA is a window of Salvelinus sp. IW2-2015 linkage group LG13, ASM291031v2, whole genome shotgun sequence DNA encoding:
- the LOC111971924 gene encoding wee1-like protein kinase 1-A, with the translated sequence MKMQSYSCRRRHGSSSPNAGPIRQKLQFAPSDEEDDPIEDGNNSTGAESGFTELDSPMHELRDSVNKRLEHSSPLNRTGERGDVELWDEEGFGSPSHLQXPSSVIFTKGSRSPRKSPRVYGNSPERSYIQDDGEGSSSPIPDCPDTPPHKTFRKLRLFDTPHTPKSLLNKARTASSVSSSRRVALFRNVDSTGKSGPDSRRSQTPLVNINPFTPEALLIQSTTQQKNNRKRAHWNDSCGENMEASDAETEEIIPPPKRITLMESNMKSRYASEFHQLEKIGCGEYGAVFKCVKRLDGCIYAIKRSKKPLAGSVDEQNALREVYAHAVLGQHPHVVRYYSAWAEDDHMLIQNEYCNGGTLSDVTAENYRRLGFLSELELKDLLLQVTRGLKYIHSSSLVHMDIKPSNIFISRKTVCSVDACDEEEDEKDGLATSVVYKIGDLGHVTRVNNPQVEEGDSRFLANEVLQEDYSNLTKADIFALALTVISASGAEPLPTNGDKWHEIRQGKLPPIPQVLSQEFLSLLKLMIHPDPTRRPSTSDLIKHPVLLTAARMSADQLRVELNAEKFKNALLQKELKLAQIAKAAAEEKVLSTDRVLTRSTVQPNPKTSRLIGKKMNRSMSLTIY